A genomic window from Buteo buteo chromosome 13, bButBut1.hap1.1, whole genome shotgun sequence includes:
- the SMAD3 gene encoding mothers against decapentaplegic homolog 3 isoform X2, with the protein MEMCEYAFNMKKDEVCVNPYHYQRVETPVLPPVLVPRHTEIPAEFPPLDDYSHSIPENTNFPAGIEPQSNYIPETPPPGYLSEDGETSDHQMNPSMDAGSPNLSPNPMSPAHNNLDLQPVTYCEPAFWCSISYYELNQRVGETFHASQPSMTVDGFTDPSNSERFCLGLLSNVNRNAAVELTRRHIGRGVRLYYIGGEVFAECLSDSAIFVQSPNCNQRYGWHPATVCKIPPGCNLKIFNNQEFAALLAQSVNQGFEAVYQLTRMCTIRMSFVKGWGAEYRRQTVTSTPCWIELHLNGPLQWLDKVLTQMGSPSIRCSSVS; encoded by the exons ATGGAGATGTGCGAGTATGCCTTTAACATGAAGAAGGATGAAGTCTGTGTGAATCCTTATCATTACCAAAGAGTGGAAACCCCAG TGTTACCTCCAGTGCTGGTGCCTCGGCACACGGAGATCCCAGCTGAGTTTCCACCGTTAGATGATTATAGTCATTCTATTCCAGAGAACACTAACTTCCCAGCAGGTATCGAGCCACAGAGCAACTACATTCCAG AGACACCTCCTCCAGGCTATTTGAGTGAGGATGGAGAAACTAGTGACCACCAGATGAACCCCAGCATGGATGCAG GTTCTCCAAACTTATCACCAAACCCTATGTCTCCAGCACACAATAATCTGG atCTGCAGCCTGTTACCTACTGCGAGCCAGCTTTCTGGTGCTCGATATCCTACTATGAACTCAACCAGCGAGTGGGAGAGACTTTCCACGCCTCTCAGCCCTCTATGACCGTGGATGGTTTCACTGACCCATCTAATTCTGAACGATTCTGCCTTGGTTTACTGTCTAACGTGAACAGAAATGCGGCAGTGGAACTCACAAGACGACACATTG GAAGAGGAGTAAGACTCTACTACATTGGCGGCGAGGTATTTGCCGAGTGCCTTAGTGACAGTGCCATTTTTGTCCAGTCTCCCAACTGCAACCAACGCTATGGCTGGCACCCAGCAACAGTTTGCAAGATTCCACCAG GATGTAACTTGAAGATTTTTAACAACCAGGAATTTGCCGCTCTCTTGGCTCAGTCTGTAAATCAGGGCTTCGAAGCTGTGTATCAGCTGACCAGAATGTGCACAATTCGAATGAGCTTTGTcaagggatggggagcagaataCAG GCGGCAGACTGTGACCAGTACTCCCTGCTGGATTGAACTGCATCTTAATGGTCCTTTGCAGTGGCTAGACAAGGTCCTTACACAAATGGGCTCCCCGAGTATTCGTTGTTCCAGTGTCTCCTAA